CCTCAGCAGCCAAGCCAGGCACCTGGGCCTCTATCTCACCCAGGGTGACTTCATCTGCCCCTAGTCCCAGATCGTGCTGTTCCAAAGCTCTGAAGTCGGCGTACAAGTCGCGGCGCCGCTGTTGGGCGTGAGTTTTTGCTTCGGCCAGTACGAACTGCTCGAAGCGATGCAACCTCTCAGCCCCCTCTCCAAGGGGCTGCTGGCAGAGCGGGCAGGGGGCCTCTGCGCTGAGATGGGGAAACACTTGCCCAGGATGGGACTCCACTGCGTACCGGCGGGCTGCTTCGAAAAGTTCCTGCCACACCTCGCCGCCAGTTCCTGGCAGAAGGGTTTCTTGTTCTACAAACTGTTTGGCGGCTATTTCAGCCGCGGATTTAGCTTTTTGATAGACCTCAGTTTTCTCCCGCAGGCCAGCCGCAACGACGCCATCCACCAGTTTGGTTTTGTCCGCAACGCTAGTTGCGATTGCCTCCACCCGTTTTGCCAACTGACGGTGCTGAGTTGCCTTCTCCTTCGGGTTCGCCTCGAGGAGGCTTTTGCCCCAGGCTTCGTGTTGAGCTAGCTCCTCTAGCGTGAGCGTTGCAAGTGCATCGATTTGCTCCACCTTCGTCTTAGCAGACAATGTGGCAATCAACTGCCCCACCGGCGTTGCGCCTTGAAGCGGCGCAAACAGCGTCAAATCGACTGCCGCCTGGGCTATTTCTGCGTCAATGATTGCTTTCAGCTGCCGGTAGAGTTTTGCGAGTCCCTCGAACACATCGAGGCCGTACGGGACGTATGAAAAGTCGTCTTCCGTATCAAGATATGCACGTGCGCAGCGTGTATCGAAGATGGCGAGTGATGACAGCACGGCAGGAGCGGTCAGCCCCTGCACCCACTGAACACCCTGTGCGGCTCCGTCAACAGAGATATCAAACCATGCTTCAGGCACCGCAGCCTTGTCAGCAGGTAGATTCGCATTGGGGTGGATGGGCTCAATCTGATCCCTCGCACGGCAGGCCCGTTTGAGGACCCGAGAGTAGCCCGATTTTCCCGATCCGTTATCGCCATAGATAACCGTCAACCCCGAACCACCGATAGGCAGCACCTGCCCTTCAGCAATGGCATTCACATGCCTGAAATCCCTAATTGCGTGAAGCAGGACAAGAGTGTCCGCCTTCACCGGCTCGGGTATTTGTCCGGCCTGAAGCGGGCTGGGTTCGCGCTTGTGTGCGTCTTCAATCCCATGCGTCGACTTCAGTAAGGCCAGTAGGTCGGCCTGATCCGCCGCCTCCAGCTCTGGTCTCGCGAGCAACCGGGCGAGTGCGTCACTTTGCCAAGGAGCTAGTGACTGCGACCAAGCATGAATTTCTTGAAGCAGTGACATCCTTTGCCCTCCCTGGATTTCTCCCAATCCGAGCTGATGCTGAGCATTTACTGCGTGCCCTTATTTCATAGCTCGCGCTTCGCTTACTTGCCAAAAATATTGCCCAGAGTCATTTGGCGGGGCATTGACCTTGCCAGGGTGTCAAGGTTGATTCTTAAGCACGGCAATCGTGCCGATCTAGAGAAGAGGTGATTTATGGTCGTTCTGAAGGTAACGGGAATGGGCTGCGGCAGCTGCGTCAGCAAGATCACCAGGTCTATTCAGCTCCTAGATTCGGAGGCGCGCGTGGTGGTTGATCGAGCCGCCGGCACAGTTTCTGTAAACACCCAAGAAAGCGCAGCAACGGTATGTGAAACGGTACGTGAGCTGGGTTTTGGGGCTGAGATTGGCGAATGGGCCGCCTGAATCGATGTCTCGTTCTTCGAAGACCGTTGCCGGGCAACGGTCTTCACATGCCTACCTAGTGTCGAACCAGCAGTCCGTCACTGACCCACTGCTTCAACCATATCGCCGCTTGGAGGGGCGCTTGCTCGCCATGCGATGTAAGTAGCGACTCGCAGAGCTCGGCGAATGACTCGCCACCAGCAAACAGCCCCAGCGCCTTCGCCTCATCTGGCTCCAGGCTTCGATACCGACATACCAAATCATGGTGCCATACGAGGCAACTCTGATCCACTGGCATGCGAGTACTTGGGGGAAGAGGGCTTTCGGCTTTGGCGGCCTTCCATATCTCCAGCGTGTTGTACTGCAGATGCAGCCAGTTGACCGATGGTACCAAGGCCGCCCTGAGCGAGACCCACTCCTCGGCCGTGAGGCTACTCATGCAGTCCGCTGACAGCACGGCGGCATTGCATGCATCGAACGCTAGGGTGAAGGCCCACTCCAGCTTCGCGAGTTCGCGCATCGGTGATAGTTGAGGTTCTGCGACATAACTGCCAATGAACTCAGGCAGATTCTCGCCCAGCCAGCGAATGCTGAAATGTTGCGGCGGCCAGGCGGCGATATAGGCCAGTGCAAGTTGCTCGAACGACTCTGGGCCTAGCCACTGCTGCAGAGCCGGGAAGTCCTCACGCAGGACCGCAAGCAGGCGCGCACGGTAGGCGTTGTGGTAAACCCGCAGGCCGTCAGCTGCGTTGAGTGCCGGACTGCCTAGGACCTGCTCCAGTAGCTCGGCAGAGGGGAGGGCGTGCTCATCTGCCAGGTAGGCTTCCAGTGCATCCTGCAGGGTACTCAGCCGCATGACGTGGCCCCTTTTAGGACGCCACGTGCGAGCGTACGTGCATGCTCTAGCTCGCCCAGGATTTCCGCGAGGGGAGGGAAATGGTCGTCACGCTCGATCAGCGTGGAGATCGGCCCGAGGTAGGACAGGGCTTTGCTGTAGAGCGACCAGACCGGATCGGCGATGGGCTGATCATGGGTATCGATGAGGTACTGTCCATAGTCGCTGTGTCCCGCCAGGTGAATTTGGCGAATCCGGTCGTGCGGCAACTCCATGATGAACTGCCATGGATCGAACGCCTGGTTTCGCGAGCTGACGTAGACGTTGTTTATATCGAGCAGCAACTCGCAGCCTGTCGACTGGCTCAGCTCCGCAAGGAACTGTGACTCGCTCATGCAGGAGGTTTTCCACTGCACGTACGCGGAGACATTTTCCAGCACCAAGGGGCGCTCCAGGACATCCTGCACCTGTCGCACCCGTGCGGCGACATGCTGCAGGCTCTCCTGGGTAAAAGGCATGGGCAGCAGATCATGTAGTTGATGGGCGCTGCCGCGGCTCCAGCACAGGTGATCGGAAATCCAATGTGGCTGGACCCGATCGGCCAGCTTCTTGAGCTGCCGCAGGTAGTCGATGTCCAGGGCGTGAGAGCCGCCGATCGACAGGGACACTCCATGCATCACCAGGGGATACTGCTCTTTGATCGCGTCGAGAAAGTAGAGGGCTTTGCCGCCTTCCACCATGTAGTTCTCGGAAATGATCTCGAACCAATCGACTGCGGGTTGCTGCTCCAGGATCTGCTGGTAGTACTCGCTACGCAGGCCAACACCGAAACCCAGCGTATTGCCCATTCTCATTCAGGACTCCAGCAGGGGAGTGGCAGGCACTCCCCGGGTAGCATCATTCGCCGGTCTTGCCGCCGACTTCATCGCACTTGGCCTGAGTCATCAGCTTGAAGCCTTGGCCTTTGCACTCACCTTGGCCTTTGCAGGCGTTCTTGGCGGTCATGCAGTCGTTTTGACCCTTGCAACCGTTGACGCCGAAACACTTCACTTCCGCGGTTTTGGCATCTGGCGCCGCTTGTGCCGGCAGGGTGGTAAAGAGGCTGGCCGCAACCAGGGCCAGGGCGGCGCCGGTAGCGGCGTTGGATTTTGTCGACATAGTGGCTATCTCTCTAGGTGGTATCGGTTCAGGCCGTGCATGTGCACGGCCATGGAAGCTTAGGCATCGCTGCCGAGCATGCCTCTCCACGAAACTCGCAAGGCATCGGAAAAGTCACCGAGATGACACTACCTAGCTGGCGGGAGGGCCGACAAGCAAGAAATAGCTACCTGACAGAACTGTAATGTTCGGCTCAGGTTTCTGACAGGGCGCCTTGGCTAAGGTGACATTGAGCCAAATGCTCAGCCTCTGTTTTCAAGAGGCTTACCCAAACCAACGAGGAACCCAAGATGAAATCGATCAAATTGCTTTTCGTAGTGACCGCTCTCAGTGTCTCCAGCCTGGCCATGGCCGAAGGCGGCGCTGATCGCACTTTTGCTCGTATGGAGCAGGCCCGCCAAGTGTCGATGGAAGCCTACCAGGTGGCTCAGCAAGAGAAAGCCGAGACCCCGGTCGAGCAGAGCAAGCAGGCCAAACACGCCAACTGCTGACTCAACCTGACAGAAATGTAATCACCCGGATGCTTGAGATATGGCAGTTTCATACTGCTCGCTGTCGCAGTGATTTGCACACTAGCGACAGTGAGCAAGTATTCAGGGGAATTCCACTGAAACTGAAGTCGCCGACAAACTCGATGCCGGTTTTGATATTCCCCGGCTCATCAGACTGACTGGACACAACGGCATGCAAAGCAAAACCACGAGGCGAACCTTCGTCAAAGGCCTGGCCGCTACCGGCATCTTGGGTGGACTGGGCATGTGGCGTACGCCGGTCTGGGCAGTGACAAGCCCAGGCCAGCCAAATGTGCTGAGCGGTACCAATTTCGATCTCTCCATCGCGGAGTTGCCGGTGAACATAACCGGTTCATCGCGAATGGCCATGGCCATTAATGGGTCCATCCCCGGCCCCATCCTGCGCTGGCGGGAGGGTGATACCGTCACCCTGCGTGTACGCAACCGGCTGAAGGAGGACACTTCCATCCATTGGCACGGGATCATCCTGCCCGCCAACATGGATGGCGTGCCCGGCCTGAGCTTTCATGGCATCGCTCCCGATGGCATGTATGAATACAGATTCCAGGTTCATCAGAACGGTACCTACTGGTACCACAGTCACTCGGGGTTGCAGGAGCAAGTCGGGGTCTACGGTGCCCTGGTGATTGATGCGAAAGAGCCTGAGTCCTTCAGCTACGACCGCGACTACGTTGTACTGCTGAGCGACTGGACTGACGAAAACCCGGCTCGGGTTTTGGCCAAGCTGAAGAAACAGTCGGACTACTACAACCGTCACAAGCGCACCGTCGGCGATTTCATCGATGACGTGAGCGAGATGGGCTGGTCCGCCGCGGTGGCCGATCGCAAGATGTGGGCCGAAATGAAGATGAGTCCCACCGACCTCGCCGACGTCAGTGGCTATACCTATACCTACCTGATGAACGGCCAGGCGCCGGATGGCAACTGGACTGGCATCTTCAAGCCAGGCGAGAAGATTCGTCTGCGCTTCATCAATGCATCGGCCATGACCTACTTCGACGTGCGCATCCCGGGCCTGAAGATGACGGTGGTGGCGGCCGATGGGCAGTACGTCAAACCGGTCAGCATCGATGAGTTCCGTATCGCCGTGGCCGAGACTTACGACGTGATAGTCGAACCCGAAGGCGAGCAGGCCTATACCATCTTCGCGCAATCCATGGACCGCACCGGCTATTCCAGGGGCACCCTGGCGGTACGTGAAGGTCTGAGCGCGCCTGTTCCGGAAGTTGACCCGCGTCCGCTTATCTCCATGGGGGACATGGGGATGGATCACGGCAGTATGGGCGGCATGGATCACGGAGCTATGCAGGGCGGAATGTCTGAAATGGCCGGCATGGATCACAGCAAGATGGCCGGGATGGACCATAGCAGCATGGCTGGTATGGACCATAGCCAGATGGCAGGAATGGATCATGGCGCAATGCAAGGCGGCATGGCCGGCATGGATCATTCGGCAATGGCGGGCATGGGGGGCGCCATGCAGTCGCATCCCGCCTCGGAGACCAACAACCCTCTGGTCGACATGCAGACCATGACGCCGACGCCCAAGTTGAACGATCCAGGAATCGGCCTGCGCAACAACGGGCGCCATGTTCTGACCTATGCGGACTTGCGCAGCACTTTCCTCGATCCGGATGGCCGTGAGCCGAGCCGCACCATTGAACTGCACCTTACCGGGCACATGGAGAAGTTCTCCTGGTCGTTTGACGGCATCAAATTCTCCGATGCCGAACCGTTGCGGCTCAAGTATGGCGAGCGAGTGCGCATCACTCTGGTCAACGACACCATGATGACTCATCCCATCCACCTGCATGGCATGTGGAGCGATCTGGAAGATGACAAAGGTAACTTCATGGTGCGCAAGCACACCATCGACATGCCGCCAGGATCTAAGCGTAGCTACCGCGTAACCGCTGACGCCCTGGGCCGTTGGGCATATCACTGCCACCTGCTACTTCACATGGAAATGGGCATGTTCCGTGAAGTTCGAGTGGACGAGTAAAGGAGAGATCCAATGAGCAATTTCCTGAAACGAAACGCCCTGCCTGCCGGTGTCGCCATGCTGAGTCTGCTGGGCGCCATGTATGCCCCTGTCTCGCTGGCAGATGAAGGTCACGATGAGCATGCCCAGCACGCGGCTGAAGCGCCTAAGCCAGCAAGTGACAATGCGAGCTCCACACCCCAAGACAAGCCTGCTCCAACACAGAAGATGGAACATGGTGCGATGGATCATGGTTCCATGAATCATGAAGAGATGGACCACGAGAAAATGACGGATGGGCATGGCGGCGAAGCCGAGGCGGGTTCGAACCATGATCACTAGGCCCACACGAATCTCGCTCGTCGCGCTGACGGTGTCACTGAGCGCACTTAGTGGAGGCTTTACCTTCGCCGCGGAAGAAATGGATCATTCGGCTATGGGCCACGGCTCCATGCCGATGGACCACAGCCAGATGGGTCATGGCGCTGGGCAGCGGCCAATGGAGGGCATGGATCATGATCAGATGCCCAAGGAGCAAGCATCGCCAGCGAAGGCTCCTGCAATCGATCACAGCAAGATGAATCATGGTGCGATGGGCACCATGGATCACTCCCAGATGGGGCATGGCAAGAGCCAGGAAAAAGCTCCAGCTATGGACCACAGCAAGATGGGCCACGGGGCCATGCAAGGGCAGATGGAGGGGATGGATCACAGCACCATGGATCACTCCCAGATGAACCATGGCTCCGCTGAAGCACCGAGAACGACCAGCCGTACGCCTATCCCGGTCCTGACAGACGCCGACCGTCAGGCAGCATTTCCGCCGCTGCCGGGGCACAAGGTGCATGACAGCGCCATCAACAGCTTCTTTCTGCTCGATCAGCTCGAATATCAAGATGCCGATGAAGGCAGCACCTTGGCCTGGGATGCCTCTGGCTGGGTAGGTGGCGACATCAATCGGGTCTGGTTCCGTTCCGAGGGAGAGCGCGCCAACGGCGTGACCGAGGATGCCGAGCTGCAGCTGTTGTATGGGCGCTCAATCGGCCCCTGGTGGGATGTCGTCGCCGGCGTCCGCCAGGACTTCAAGCCAGAGTCGCCACAAACCTGGGCGGCCTTTGGCGTGCAGGGCATGGCGCTCTATGCCTTCGAGGCCGAAGCCACCGCCTTTGTAGGTGAGAACGGCCAGACTGCGGCACGCCTGGAAGGCGACTACGACATTCTGCTGACCAATCGGCTGATTCTCCAACCAACCGCAGAAGTGAATTTTTACGGCAAGAACGACCCAGAGCGGGGCGTCGGCTCGGGGCTAGCCAATACCGAGCTCGGCTTGCGTCTGCGTTACGAGATCGTTCGCCAGTTTGCGCCCTATATCGGTGTGTCTTGGAGTCGTTCCTATGGCAACACCGCGGACCTCGTGCGTGACGAAGGCGAGGATGTTGATGAGGCGCGTTTTGTCGCCGGCATTCGTATGTGGTTTTGAGAGCCTGACATGAAAAAAACAATTACAACCCTGGTGGCAGCGGGTGCTGTTGGTAGCGCTGCGGTACTGGCCGGAGCCTATGCCGGCTTGGTCAATATCGGCGCCGACGATCCCCATTTCCCGGCCGTGCATGCCTTCCTAACTATGGCGCGTGACCGCTCCATCGAAGTGCGCGCCAAGGACATCGAAGTACCCAAGCTGGACGATGAGGCGCTTATCCGCACGGGAGCGGGCAACTACAACGCTATGTGTATTGGTTGCCACCTCGCGCCCGGCGTGGCCAAGACTGAGCTCAGCCAGGCACTTTATCCTGCGCCACCAAATCTCGCCGAAATCGGTGTAGATGGAAACCCGGCAGCTGCCTTCTGGGTCATCAAGCATGGCATCAAGGCCACCGGCATGCCGGCTTGGGGCAAGAGCATGGCTGATGAGTACATCTGGGGCATGGTTGCCTTCCTGAACCAGCTACCGAAGATGGACGCCGAGCGATACCAGACCTTGGTGGCATCCAGTGGCGGCCACGAGCACGGTGGCGGGGAAAGCCAGATGCACAACCATGAAGGGCAGCATGGCGGTAACAAGCCTGACCACCATGGCGATGCCGCCGCTGGTGAAGACCATCATGGCTCTGGGGCGTCTGAGGCAGCGCCCGGACATCATGATTCGGCACCTGCAGATCACCATGGCGGGGCTGCCCCAAGCTCTGATCATCATGCAGGGGAAGCTTCCTCTGGCGATGAGGGTAGCTCCGGTGCTCACCACTCTGAGCAACCCCCGAAAGCTGCCCCTAAGACCCATACCCACAGCGATGGCAAAGAGCACGTCCATGAAAGTTAAAAGCAAAGGCGCGCGCCTGGCTACCCTGGCGGCTTTGTTCACCATCGCTTCCGTGCAGGCCGCCGAGTCTATGACCATCGATGTGCATCGGGATGCCAATTGCGGTTGCTGCAAGAAGTGGATCTCGCACCTTGAAGCGAGCGGTTTCAAGGTCATTGATCACGTCGAAGGCGACATGACTTCGGTCAAGCAGAAACTGGGCGTCGCTCCGCGACTGGCGTCATGTCATACCGCGGTGATTGACGGAAAATTCGTCGAAGGTCATGTGCCAGCAGCGCAGGTGGTCGAGCTCACCAAGCGCAACGACTTGGTCGGCATCGCTGTACCCGGAATGCCGGCCGGTTCTCCAGGAATGGAAGTGGGAGGCGTGCAGCATGCCTACCAAGTCATCGGTCTGACTAAAACCGGGGCTGAGCAGATCGTCGCCGAATACCCCGCCCAGTAACTTGCTGCACAGCCAGACGCCTGGTCGACATTCCAATGAGTGACGTCTAGGGCATCTGCGCCTATAAAAAAGCGCCCGATTGGGCGCCGAGGGCTGTCTCCAAAACCAAAGGAGCACTCTAGGGGACAGCAGCTTAGTAGGTAGAGCGGCAGTAGGCCGCTCTATCTACTGAGTTAAAGAACTTCTAACGGGTATTCGACGATGAGGCGGAACTCATCTAGATCCGATTCGAAGTCGGTAGCTCGAGTTGTGGCCTGCCGAAAGCGGAATGACATGTCCTTCAACGAACCGGTCTGCATGACGTATTTGACCTCGATGTCACGCTCCCAGCGTTTCTGATCGGTGAGCGGAGCACCATTGTCATCACGTCTCATGTAGACCTCGTTGGCATTGCTGTAGTCGGCATCCCAGCCGTGCGCATAACGAGTCATGAAGCTCAGGCCCGGCATACCAAACGACGCCATGTCCACGTCATAGCGCACTTGCCACGACTTTTCCTTTGGGGAGTTGAAGTCGCTGTACTGGATTGAGTTATCGAGGTAGATGGAGTCGGACTGTCGCAGGTAATCGAAGTCGTCATTGCCATTGTTCCGCTGGAGACCTACCAGCACAGTGTGCGCTCCGACCTGGAGGCCGACCTTGCCGCTCCAAATGTTGTTATCAAAACTGCCGAGGAGCTGCTTCCCTTGGTCGACGGCCTTGTAGTAATTCAAACCACCAATCAGGGCGACATCATCCGCAAGCGGGTAGCTCCAAGTACTGCCCGCGTAGTATTGGCTCCAGGCATCTTTGAGGCGGCTGGTGTAAAGGCTGAAGCCAACGTTGTCGTTGAGCGTGTAATCCCCTCCGAAGTAGGCGATCCACGGAGAGTCGACTTCGCCTGCGTAGAAGGTTGCGAAGCCATCTCGCATGCTGCTGGAGTTTGGTTGGCTCATCGAGTGCAGCCTCCCACCCTGGAGAGCCAAGCCGTCGAGACTGGTGTTGGATACGGTGACGCCGCGGAAACTTTCCGGCAGCAGTCGCGAATCGCCGTACTGCACGACAGGCGTCACAGGGAATACATCGCCCACTTTGATCTCAGTGTCGAGAAAGCGAGTCTTTACGGCGCCGCCGAGCTTGGAGTAATTGTCCTCGGCCTGGCCGAGACTGTTGTAGGGCATGACATCGACCGAGCCACCCGCTCCTGAACGGCCGTCACCCGAGTCAAGCTTGATTCCAAGCATGGCGAATGCGTCGACGCCAAAGCCAATGGTGCCCTGCGTGAAGCCCGACTCGAAGCGGCCTATGACACCGTGGGCCCATTCTTCGGAGTAGCCGTTTCCGCTGCTACTTGATTGGCCTTTGCGGAAATCACGGTTGAAGTAGAGATTCCGATTGAGGATGCTCAGACTACTTCCTTCGATAAATCCCTCTTTGTTTTCCTCGGCGGCCATTGCAGCCTGCCCAACGCTGACGCTCAAGGCGATCAGAGAAAGTCCCAACAGAGACTTGTTGTTCATAAAACGCTCCTGATGCTTTTTGGCAGTTTTAATTGTGAATTTGTATATGTGCCCAAGCGTTCCGGTTAAGCGGCACGCTTTCGACATACTTCCACATGCCAAATAACGCCAAGGTGACCTGAAAATTACTTTTTCGTCAGTTGCGCGTCATTAATTCCTATTTCTAGCTCCCGCGGTTCTTGCCTTAGTGGGCGAACAGGTATGGCCAGAAAGTTACTATGAACTTATAAACTGCGCAGGGAGTCCTAGACATGAGCGATTGAGGCTCATCCACTTCGGGATAATAAGCACATCATTCTGGGGTGCCTCTCCCGACCTTTTCCGGAGATTCACTATGTTACAACCACACGACAACCTTAATGTTGGCCGCTTTACGCTGTCGGCCTGTGCGATGGCGATTGTCGCTATGTCCCTGTTAGTAACGCCTACCTGGACGAATGCTAACGAATCTGCAGATGCCAAGAATGCAGGGCATATGCAGGATGGCATGTCGATGACCGGCGACGCGGATTACGACTTCGCAGCGAATATGCGGATGCACCATCAGATGGGCGTAGATATGGCGAAAACCGAGCTCAAAAATGGCAAAGACGCAGAGATGCGCCGTATGGCTGAGGACATCATTACCGCGCAACAGAAAGAAATCGCCGCACTCGATCAATGGCTGAAGGCGCGCAAAAAGCCATGAACCAGGTGTCCTGAAGCCTAATCTTGCAAGGCTCAATCATGCCTGCTCAGTGTCGTGTGTTGTCGGGCCGGCTGATCTGGACCACGGAGAAAAATCTATGGCTACTTCTGCCGTCAAGCGTGCGACACCCGTGTTCGTGGAAGTCGGCAGGGCTCTGCTAGCCCGTAACTTTCGTAGATGCGACGCTGGCTGTTCGGCAGCTCATAGAAACCTGCCGCGCCGAGCAAAGTCCACCCGCGGCTTCTGTCTTTCAGGACGTCCCCGCCTGTGGGCAGAACGTACCGAAATATGGAGAGCGATGATGACACATACCCAGTTTCATTCCTGTATCCAAGCCTGCATAGACTGTGCTCTTTCCTGTGAGAGCTGCGCGTCAGCCTGCCTAGGTGAGGGCGATGTGCAGATGATGGCTAAGTGCATCCAGCTTGATCGAGATTGCGCAAGTTTCTGCACTCTCGCGGCCATTCTGATGAGCCGTCAAAGTACATACGCTAAAACCTTCTGCAGATTGTGCGCAGAAGTGTGCAGGGCCTGCGGAGAGGAATGCAGCAAACATCAATCCGATCATTGTCAGAAGTGCGCGAAAGCCTGCCTCGCCTGTGCAGAAGAATGTGAGCGAATGGCGGCTTAGCTGCCCGAGGGCGATGCACTTAATGCTGCATCGCCCTCCATAAGGCCTTACTCGTTTATTTTATTGGCTGTTTTCAGCTCAGCCTTCAGGGCGGTCAATTAGAAGCCCAATTTCTGCAAATATACTACGACTTACAAGCGCCCTTGCCATTTAATAAACGATTTGGCCTGACCGAGTCACACCAAGTAAAGCTTGCCTGCAGGCAATTTAAACAGGCTTATTATCTAACGACACCAAGATTGAAAGCTGCAAGCGAAGCTCAGAGGTGAATAATCAATGCAGTTATTTCGCGCCACATCGATTAATCTCGATACTTACATGAACTAACTCTTCGTGAATGCTCAACTGTTGTCTGAAGTAGTCCGGCTCGGCGCTATCCTTGACGGCAAGCGCGAGGATGCATGCGTACTTCCCCTTGCCGACACGCCAGACGTGTAGGTCAGTGATAGTGGCTA
The window above is part of the Pseudomonas alcaligenes genome. Proteins encoded here:
- a CDS encoding AAA family ATPase, with product MSLLQEIHAWSQSLAPWQSDALARLLARPELEAADQADLLALLKSTHGIEDAHKREPSPLQAGQIPEPVKADTLVLLHAIRDFRHVNAIAEGQVLPIGGSGLTVIYGDNGSGKSGYSRVLKRACRARDQIEPIHPNANLPADKAAVPEAWFDISVDGAAQGVQWVQGLTAPAVLSSLAIFDTRCARAYLDTEDDFSYVPYGLDVFEGLAKLYRQLKAIIDAEIAQAAVDLTLFAPLQGATPVGQLIATLSAKTKVEQIDALATLTLEELAQHEAWGKSLLEANPKEKATQHRQLAKRVEAIATSVADKTKLVDGVVAAGLREKTEVYQKAKSAAEIAAKQFVEQETLLPGTGGEVWQELFEAARRYAVESHPGQVFPHLSAEAPCPLCQQPLGEGAERLHRFEQFVLAEAKTHAQQRRRDLYADFRALEQHDLGLGADEVTLGEIEAQVPGLAAEVTAFETVLKSRQAALKQAVIDNAWSEIGEIPPSPAERLQILVQALNRSADSLEQASDEKAREALQKQFTDLDARVRLQAVRDAVVAAINQLVLQAKLKACLGDLKTTGISTKAGELAEKVVSQELENTLNREFKALGVGTLRLALKSRADKGKALHRLKLETTQSRSPGDLLSEGEQRAIAIAAFLSEVELSGSRGAVIFDDPVSSLDHRRRERVVQRLVAEAAKRQVIILTHDIYFLYLLVDEAEKRDIPMLAQSLNRRPEGFGVAEADLPFEGKNTSRRIGALRAHQQQIAKLYRVGDEPEHRKQTVEAYFHLRMAWERAVEEVLLRKVILRFRKGVETQRLDEVVVEDDDYREVFAGMSQCSNYAHDKALAGGVAVPDPEELLADIERLESWRSRVETRAVAIKKARKA
- a CDS encoding heavy-metal-associated domain-containing protein, giving the protein MVVLKVTGMGCGSCVSKITRSIQLLDSEARVVVDRAAGTVSVNTQESAATVCETVRELGFGAEIGEWAA
- a CDS encoding DNA-binding domain-containing protein; this encodes MRLSTLQDALEAYLADEHALPSAELLEQVLGSPALNAADGLRVYHNAYRARLLAVLREDFPALQQWLGPESFEQLALAYIAAWPPQHFSIRWLGENLPEFIGSYVAEPQLSPMRELAKLEWAFTLAFDACNAAVLSADCMSSLTAEEWVSLRAALVPSVNWLHLQYNTLEIWKAAKAESPLPPSTRMPVDQSCLVWHHDLVCRYRSLEPDEAKALGLFAGGESFAELCESLLTSHGEQAPLQAAIWLKQWVSDGLLVRH
- a CDS encoding DUF692 domain-containing protein, which codes for MRMGNTLGFGVGLRSEYYQQILEQQPAVDWFEIISENYMVEGGKALYFLDAIKEQYPLVMHGVSLSIGGSHALDIDYLRQLKKLADRVQPHWISDHLCWSRGSAHQLHDLLPMPFTQESLQHVAARVRQVQDVLERPLVLENVSAYVQWKTSCMSESQFLAELSQSTGCELLLDINNVYVSSRNQAFDPWQFIMELPHDRIRQIHLAGHSDYGQYLIDTHDQPIADPVWSLYSKALSYLGPISTLIERDDHFPPLAEILGELEHARTLARGVLKGATSCG
- a CDS encoding co-regulatory protein PtrA N-terminal domain-containing protein; translation: MKSIKLLFVVTALSVSSLAMAEGGADRTFARMEQARQVSMEAYQVAQQEKAETPVEQSKQAKHANC
- a CDS encoding copper resistance system multicopper oxidase; the encoded protein is MQSKTTRRTFVKGLAATGILGGLGMWRTPVWAVTSPGQPNVLSGTNFDLSIAELPVNITGSSRMAMAINGSIPGPILRWREGDTVTLRVRNRLKEDTSIHWHGIILPANMDGVPGLSFHGIAPDGMYEYRFQVHQNGTYWYHSHSGLQEQVGVYGALVIDAKEPESFSYDRDYVVLLSDWTDENPARVLAKLKKQSDYYNRHKRTVGDFIDDVSEMGWSAAVADRKMWAEMKMSPTDLADVSGYTYTYLMNGQAPDGNWTGIFKPGEKIRLRFINASAMTYFDVRIPGLKMTVVAADGQYVKPVSIDEFRIAVAETYDVIVEPEGEQAYTIFAQSMDRTGYSRGTLAVREGLSAPVPEVDPRPLISMGDMGMDHGSMGGMDHGAMQGGMSEMAGMDHSKMAGMDHSSMAGMDHSQMAGMDHGAMQGGMAGMDHSAMAGMGGAMQSHPASETNNPLVDMQTMTPTPKLNDPGIGLRNNGRHVLTYADLRSTFLDPDGREPSRTIELHLTGHMEKFSWSFDGIKFSDAEPLRLKYGERVRITLVNDTMMTHPIHLHGMWSDLEDDKGNFMVRKHTIDMPPGSKRSYRVTADALGRWAYHCHLLLHMEMGMFREVRVDE
- a CDS encoding copper resistance protein B — protein: MITRPTRISLVALTVSLSALSGGFTFAAEEMDHSAMGHGSMPMDHSQMGHGAGQRPMEGMDHDQMPKEQASPAKAPAIDHSKMNHGAMGTMDHSQMGHGKSQEKAPAMDHSKMGHGAMQGQMEGMDHSTMDHSQMNHGSAEAPRTTSRTPIPVLTDADRQAAFPPLPGHKVHDSAINSFFLLDQLEYQDADEGSTLAWDASGWVGGDINRVWFRSEGERANGVTEDAELQLLYGRSIGPWWDVVAGVRQDFKPESPQTWAAFGVQGMALYAFEAEATAFVGENGQTAARLEGDYDILLTNRLILQPTAEVNFYGKNDPERGVGSGLANTELGLRLRYEIVRQFAPYIGVSWSRSYGNTADLVRDEGEDVDEARFVAGIRMWF
- a CDS encoding cytochrome c — protein: MKKTITTLVAAGAVGSAAVLAGAYAGLVNIGADDPHFPAVHAFLTMARDRSIEVRAKDIEVPKLDDEALIRTGAGNYNAMCIGCHLAPGVAKTELSQALYPAPPNLAEIGVDGNPAAAFWVIKHGIKATGMPAWGKSMADEYIWGMVAFLNQLPKMDAERYQTLVASSGGHEHGGGESQMHNHEGQHGGNKPDHHGDAAAGEDHHGSGASEAAPGHHDSAPADHHGGAAPSSDHHAGEASSGDEGSSGAHHSEQPPKAAPKTHTHSDGKEHVHES
- a CDS encoding DUF411 domain-containing protein, with product MKVKSKGARLATLAALFTIASVQAAESMTIDVHRDANCGCCKKWISHLEASGFKVIDHVEGDMTSVKQKLGVAPRLASCHTAVIDGKFVEGHVPAAQVVELTKRNDLVGIAVPGMPAGSPGMEVGGVQHAYQVIGLTKTGAEQIVAEYPAQ